The bacterium genome contains a region encoding:
- a CDS encoding 1-deoxy-D-xylulose-5-phosphate synthase N-terminal domain-containing protein has product MVHHANNIRPNASGIKVGGHQASSASVVSIMTALFFDFMRGGDRVAVKPHAAPVLHAIHYLLGSLDRRYLTTLRAYHGLQAYPSRTKDPYPVDFSTGSVGLGAVAPNFAALVDRYVQARFGTTDHPAHRFIAVIGDAELDEGSVWEAVAEPALAHLNNILWIVDLNRQSLDRVVPGIRVRQLEEMFRANGWGVFEAKYGRRLQAVFSEPGGESLKRRIDEMPNEEYQLLLRSDAKTIHQALGETCLVDRSDEEVRGLLADLGGHDLDVLRGVLAEADANPMPSVIFAYTIKGWELPIAGDPLNHSALLSAEQMEDLRVRLGISPDDVWAGFPEMSAEAALCADRGRLFARPSPRPRQSIELPSDLGRDYGAVNSTQRAFGQILTTLRRIAPEAGRRVVTLSPDVATSTNLGGWINQVGVWSPREERDPFTALGPRLIKWERTPDGQHLELGISETNLLMALGQLGLSAEANGQPLFPIGTLYDPFVARALDAFVYALYSGGRFILVGTPSGITLSTEGGAHQSVITPAIGLSLPGVVYYEPCFTLELEWILLEALRALHREDDPKSAYLRLSTAPIDQRLLAVRDRDDLRAKVLSGAYRLIDRTAEPGCVPGRNLVEIWATGVMVPEAVRASVELLQDGYYANVVNCVSPDLVYHAWQGGVVRSLETIRPEPLEAVVDAPIVTVLDGHPSALAWVGSMTGQRTYPLGVTRFGESGSPSELYQACRIDWESIYAACCVALHAP; this is encoded by the coding sequence ATCGTCCACCACGCCAACAATATCAGGCCCAACGCCAGCGGCATCAAGGTTGGCGGGCACCAGGCGTCGAGTGCGTCGGTGGTTTCGATCATGACCGCGCTCTTCTTCGACTTCATGCGGGGAGGAGATCGGGTTGCGGTCAAGCCGCACGCCGCTCCGGTATTGCATGCCATCCACTACCTGCTCGGAAGCCTAGATAGGCGATACCTGACGACGCTGCGGGCGTATCATGGGCTTCAAGCCTATCCGAGCCGGACAAAGGATCCGTATCCAGTGGATTTTTCGACCGGCTCCGTCGGTCTTGGTGCGGTGGCGCCCAATTTCGCCGCGTTAGTTGACCGCTACGTCCAGGCGCGATTCGGAACGACGGACCATCCCGCGCACCGCTTTATCGCGGTCATCGGGGATGCCGAGCTGGATGAGGGCTCGGTGTGGGAAGCGGTGGCGGAGCCGGCGCTCGCTCATCTCAACAATATTCTGTGGATCGTGGATTTGAACCGCCAGTCATTGGATCGCGTAGTCCCCGGTATCCGGGTTCGCCAATTGGAAGAGATGTTCCGGGCCAACGGTTGGGGCGTGTTCGAGGCGAAATACGGCCGCCGCCTGCAGGCCGTGTTCTCCGAGCCCGGGGGAGAATCTCTCAAGCGGCGAATCGATGAGATGCCCAACGAAGAATACCAGCTCCTCCTTCGCTCGGACGCGAAAACGATCCACCAAGCGCTCGGGGAAACGTGCCTCGTCGACCGATCCGACGAGGAGGTCAGGGGCCTGTTGGCCGACCTTGGCGGGCACGATCTCGACGTGCTCCGCGGCGTTCTCGCGGAAGCCGACGCGAATCCCATGCCTTCCGTGATCTTTGCCTACACCATCAAAGGCTGGGAACTTCCGATCGCGGGCGACCCATTGAATCACTCGGCGTTGTTGTCTGCGGAGCAGATGGAGGACCTGAGGGTCCGCCTTGGGATCTCGCCGGATGACGTGTGGGCCGGGTTCCCAGAAATGAGCGCAGAGGCGGCACTGTGCGCGGATCGCGGGCGCCTCTTTGCACGCCCTTCCCCTCGGCCACGGCAGAGCATCGAGCTCCCGTCCGATCTCGGCCGTGACTACGGGGCCGTCAACTCTACGCAGCGCGCGTTCGGACAAATTCTTACAACGCTCCGCCGGATCGCGCCTGAGGCAGGCCGGCGTGTGGTTACGCTCAGCCCAGACGTTGCCACGTCCACGAATCTGGGAGGATGGATCAACCAGGTGGGGGTATGGAGCCCCCGGGAAGAGCGCGATCCGTTTACCGCGCTGGGCCCTCGACTCATCAAGTGGGAACGTACGCCGGATGGGCAGCACTTGGAGCTCGGTATTTCCGAAACCAACCTGCTGATGGCCCTGGGGCAGTTGGGATTGTCCGCGGAGGCGAACGGGCAGCCGCTCTTCCCGATCGGCACCTTGTACGATCCATTTGTTGCCCGGGCGCTCGATGCGTTTGTCTATGCACTGTACTCCGGCGGCAGGTTCATCCTCGTGGGCACACCGTCGGGCATCACCCTCTCCACCGAGGGGGGCGCGCACCAATCGGTCATTACACCGGCGATCGGGCTCTCGCTGCCGGGGGTCGTGTACTATGAGCCGTGCTTCACGCTCGAGCTGGAGTGGATTCTCCTGGAGGCGTTGCGTGCCTTACACCGGGAGGACGATCCGAAGTCCGCGTACCTGAGGCTGAGCACGGCCCCGATCGACCAGCGGCTGCTCGCCGTCCGTGACCGGGACGATCTCCGAGCCAAGGTCCTTTCGGGCGCCTATCGGCTGATTGACAGGACGGCCGAACCCGGGTGCGTGCCGGGCCGGAACCTGGTGGAAATCTGGGCGACAGGCGTCATGGTCCCGGAGGCCGTGCGGGCTTCGGTCGAGCTTCTCCAAGACGGGTACTACGCGAACGTCGTGAACTGCGTCAGCCCTGACCTCGTGTACCATGCCTGGCAGGGCGGCGTCGTTCGGAGCCTTGAAACGATTCGCCCTGAGCCGCTCGAGGCGGTCGTAGATGCCCCGATCGTCACGGTCCTGGACGGCCATCCCTCTGCCTTGGCGTGGGTAGGGAGCATGACGGGCCAGAGGACGTATCCGCTCGGTGTGACGCGTTTTGGAGAGTCGGGATCGCCGTCGGAGCTCTACCAAGCGTGTCGGATCGACTGGGAGTCCATCTACGCTGCGTGTTGTGTTGCGCTCCATGCGCCGTGA
- a CDS encoding ABC transporter substrate-binding protein, with translation MAVIAVGALIATCGGAASSGASPPIIVAELFPLTGLHAHVGQWFVHGAQVAVADVNENGGVLGRQLSVISADTGGDPTDAVTAWHRLYLQHPSFEIGPAMPDFDGVAALYDPAKLVEFTEAGSNAFDHMTYKYVYRANPSDSTLSISMAYYAIFKQYKTAALLFESTPNAYGEVPDLVAAYKRHGGKVLDIEKLAPGQSSYRTEIQKAFATPPQVVFIAVSVATANTVFTEIRQLGHLNVPFVTDNSNGPEFAQAMGLDDASKYLVGASGAPPSGPAWQHFTAMYQKVVGKNQPDTLSENMYDAVVIASLAMTDAKSADPAIFNDKILDVANPPGTVCYFYSQCLKLLTAGKKISYQGATGSTGYNKYHNIFGTWSIQGWTSSGERVHLMTVPASAMSTF, from the coding sequence TTGGCGGTCATCGCCGTGGGCGCCTTGATCGCCACGTGCGGTGGAGCGGCGAGCTCGGGGGCCAGCCCGCCCATAATCGTGGCTGAGCTCTTTCCGCTTACGGGTCTTCACGCCCATGTCGGTCAGTGGTTCGTTCATGGGGCCCAGGTAGCGGTGGCCGATGTGAATGAGAACGGCGGGGTACTGGGGCGGCAGTTAAGCGTGATATCGGCTGATACCGGCGGAGACCCGACGGATGCGGTAACGGCCTGGCATCGGCTCTACCTACAGCACCCATCGTTCGAGATCGGTCCGGCCATGCCCGATTTCGACGGCGTCGCGGCATTATACGATCCGGCCAAGCTGGTGGAATTCACGGAGGCAGGATCAAACGCATTTGACCACATGACGTACAAGTATGTCTATCGTGCCAACCCTTCGGACTCTACCCTGAGTATTTCCATGGCGTACTATGCGATCTTCAAGCAATACAAGACGGCAGCTCTTCTCTTCGAGTCAACGCCCAACGCCTACGGAGAAGTGCCCGATCTTGTTGCGGCGTACAAAAGACATGGTGGCAAGGTACTCGACATTGAGAAGTTGGCGCCGGGTCAGAGTTCATACAGAACGGAGATCCAGAAAGCCTTTGCGACCCCACCTCAGGTCGTCTTCATCGCCGTCTCGGTGGCGACCGCCAATACGGTATTTACTGAAATAAGGCAGCTTGGGCATCTCAACGTTCCGTTCGTCACCGACAATAGCAACGGTCCTGAGTTTGCGCAGGCCATGGGTCTCGATGACGCCAGCAAGTATCTGGTCGGTGCGAGCGGGGCTCCGCCTTCCGGACCGGCATGGCAGCATTTCACAGCCATGTATCAGAAGGTGGTGGGAAAGAATCAGCCGGATACGCTGTCGGAGAACATGTACGACGCGGTTGTGATCGCATCGCTCGCGATGACCGACGCCAAGTCGGCGGATCCGGCGATCTTCAACGACAAAATACTGGACGTGGCAAACCCCCCGGGGACGGTTTGTTACTTCTACTCTCAATGCCTCAAATTGCTGACCGCGGGCAAGAAAATCAGCTATCAGGGCGCGACCGGCAGCACGGGTTACAACAAATACCACAACATCTTCGGCACGTGGAGTATTCAGGGATGGACGTCAAGCGGAGAGCGTGTGCATCTGATGACGGTGCCGGCCTCCGCGATGTCGACATTCTGA
- a CDS encoding ABC transporter ATP-binding protein — translation MPKRETGCGALCEVRELTAVCAERLTAGYGAVPAITNVSVRADAGSIVAVVGPNGAGKSTLLKAMFGLLRAVEGTVMIGAQDVTGWPPHRIAQCGMAYVPQVDNVFPSMTILENLEMGAFMQRGDIRPRLDSVFSMFPDLAAARGRKATTLSGGQRTMLAMARGLMLDPQVLLLDEPTAGLSPPNVAVVWRQVRRIAEAGTTVFVVEQNVDLAIANATWVYVMTNGQNAIDGPADRIGQRDLAELFLAKGVDRQRDV, via the coding sequence GTGCCGAAGCGTGAGACAGGCTGCGGCGCATTGTGCGAGGTACGGGAATTGACTGCCGTTTGCGCGGAGCGCCTCACCGCCGGTTATGGGGCGGTGCCGGCCATCACGAACGTGTCCGTTCGCGCGGACGCCGGCTCCATTGTGGCGGTTGTCGGCCCGAACGGGGCCGGCAAATCGACGCTGCTGAAGGCCATGTTTGGGTTGCTTCGAGCCGTTGAGGGCACCGTCATGATCGGTGCGCAGGATGTGACCGGGTGGCCGCCGCACCGGATCGCACAATGCGGGATGGCCTACGTCCCGCAGGTGGACAACGTGTTCCCTTCGATGACGATCCTCGAGAATCTCGAGATGGGCGCCTTCATGCAGCGAGGAGACATCCGGCCGCGACTCGACAGCGTGTTCTCGATGTTCCCTGACTTGGCGGCGGCCAGGGGGCGGAAGGCAACGACGCTGAGCGGCGGTCAGCGAACCATGCTGGCGATGGCGCGCGGCCTCATGTTGGATCCGCAGGTGCTGCTGCTCGATGAGCCAACCGCCGGGCTTTCACCCCCCAACGTGGCCGTTGTTTGGCGGCAGGTTCGGCGCATCGCCGAGGCCGGGACGACCGTGTTCGTGGTGGAGCAGAATGTGGATCTCGCGATTGCGAACGCAACCTGGGTGTACGTGATGACCAATGGCCAGAACGCGATCGACGGGCCGGCCGACAGGATTGGGCAGCGAGATCTGGCGGAACTGTTTCTGGCGAAGGGGGTGGACCGGCAGCGAGATGTGTGA
- a CDS encoding HAMP domain-containing sensor histidine kinase, whose translation MARSLRAHLLVTFLAVAILGLGGLTVWTGQRLQAIRLEQAKQNLALQAELIAAAVREPLERLRGGEAEEHLTLAALTQSYARSIGGRVTVISPDLRVLASSDARLAGRLIDAPEVNAAREGREQFALRHDAAAGGDSLFVAARVGREGGPIPLAFVQLAIPATGIYTEIRRTWLGLLLSGGVLLLATVAASALLARRIAAPIHSLTEVTEAMAAGALVQPVTPAGPEEVERLGRAFNRMAERVRDTLAHQEAFVAHAAHELRSPLTNLRLRLELLQAPQHPHDEMTRRYLAEMTQQVASMQRLVDHLLALSALDEDHQASRTPLDLSPLLYELADEMGPLARAAGLDLAVDVPAHLPLVSANADQMRIVVRNLLDNAVKYTPAPGRVTLAAARDRGTVVLRVTDTGVGIPPDQLPLVFDRFYRVEGGGARRVGGSGLGLALVQGIVKAHGGEIRLDSEPGRGTTSTVRLPAAAPNAESSNRRGLT comes from the coding sequence ATCTCGCGCTGCAGGCGGAGCTCATCGCGGCGGCGGTTCGCGAGCCGCTGGAGCGCCTGCGCGGCGGCGAGGCCGAAGAGCATCTGACGCTCGCCGCCCTGACGCAGTCGTACGCTCGCAGCATCGGCGGACGCGTGACCGTGATCTCCCCGGACCTCCGCGTCCTGGCGAGCTCCGATGCGCGTCTCGCCGGCCGCCTGATCGACGCGCCGGAAGTCAACGCGGCGCGGGAAGGCCGCGAGCAATTCGCGCTGCGCCACGACGCGGCGGCGGGCGGCGACAGTCTGTTCGTCGCCGCCCGTGTCGGGCGGGAGGGCGGGCCGATCCCGCTCGCGTTCGTGCAGCTCGCCATTCCCGCCACCGGCATCTACACCGAGATCCGCCGGACCTGGCTCGGCCTGCTCCTGTCCGGGGGCGTGCTGCTGCTCGCGACGGTGGCGGCGAGCGCGCTGCTGGCACGCCGGATCGCCGCGCCCATCCACAGCCTGACGGAGGTCACGGAGGCGATGGCGGCCGGTGCACTGGTGCAGCCGGTGACGCCCGCCGGTCCGGAAGAGGTGGAGCGGCTTGGGCGAGCCTTCAATCGGATGGCCGAGCGCGTGCGGGACACCCTCGCCCATCAAGAAGCGTTCGTCGCGCATGCCGCGCACGAGCTTCGATCGCCGCTTACCAATCTGCGGCTGCGCCTGGAACTGCTGCAGGCGCCGCAGCATCCGCACGACGAGATGACGCGGCGCTACCTCGCGGAGATGACCCAGCAGGTCGCCTCCATGCAGCGACTCGTCGACCATCTTCTGGCGCTGTCCGCGCTCGACGAGGACCATCAGGCGTCCCGGACCCCGTTGGATCTGTCGCCGCTCCTGTATGAACTGGCCGACGAGATGGGCCCGCTGGCGAGAGCCGCGGGGCTGGATCTCGCCGTCGACGTCCCCGCGCACCTGCCGCTCGTGAGCGCGAACGCCGACCAGATGCGGATCGTCGTCCGGAACCTCCTCGACAACGCCGTCAAATACACGCCGGCGCCGGGCCGAGTGACGCTCGCCGCGGCACGGGACCGCGGCACGGTCGTGCTGCGCGTGACGGACACGGGTGTCGGGATCCCGCCGGACCAGCTGCCGTTGGTGTTCGACCGCTTCTACCGCGTAGAAGGCGGCGGCGCCCGGCGGGTCGGCGGTTCCGGGCTGGGCCTCGCGCTCGTGCAGGGGATCGTCAAAGCGCACGGCGGCGAGATCCGGCTCGACAGCGAACCTGGGCGCGGCACAACAAGTACCGTGCGCCTGCCCGCGGCGGCGCCGAACGCGGAATCGAGCAACCGGAGAGGTCTCACTTAA
- a CDS encoding DUF2231 domain-containing protein, with protein MAVRLNWPVELHPMLVHFSIALLCFAFFLDVVAWLRGSPSARTAALYSLIAGAVATAVSLLSGLITPEAREHEGRGALEGLAQQGFSLQRFFSGRVVEVHKHWAYVLLALVVVWLVVRLAAEGRAVRWHRLATGVGVLALIALVATGYYGGDLVYGRPGRERERGDRAPIVRTVQDARAPLPAGR; from the coding sequence TTGGCGGTACGCTTGAACTGGCCGGTTGAACTGCATCCGATGCTGGTGCACTTTTCGATCGCGCTGCTGTGCTTCGCCTTCTTCCTGGACGTCGTGGCGTGGCTGCGCGGCTCGCCATCCGCGCGCACGGCGGCCCTCTATTCGCTGATCGCGGGTGCCGTCGCGACGGCGGTGTCCCTCCTCAGCGGGCTGATCACCCCGGAAGCCCGCGAGCACGAGGGGCGGGGCGCCCTCGAGGGACTCGCCCAGCAGGGGTTCAGCCTGCAGCGATTCTTCAGCGGGCGCGTTGTCGAAGTCCACAAGCACTGGGCCTACGTTCTGCTCGCACTCGTGGTCGTCTGGCTCGTCGTGCGCCTCGCGGCCGAAGGACGGGCGGTGCGCTGGCATCGCCTCGCCACGGGCGTCGGGGTGCTCGCCCTCATCGCGCTGGTGGCGACGGGCTATTACGGCGGCGACCTGGTCTATGGGCGGCCGGGCCGCGAGCGCGAGCGGGGCGATCGTGCGCCGATCGTGCGGACCGTCCAGGACGCCCGCGCGCCGCTGCCCGCCGGGCGGTAG
- a CDS encoding branched-chain amino acid ABC transporter permease has product MHLILNSFGFGLVTASVLALAAVGVTLQFGVTNYVNFAYGEFLTVGAYLTWMLNVQLHVNFWLAAAGGAIVTGLGAVAISEFVLKPFVRRGARLLFLLIVTLGLSLILANVFQILWGTDFRKFAIANQQVFSAGPLIFTPNQIIIMAIGIGAMLAIHWLLKHTKLGKAMRAMSDNLSLARVSGVDTDRVTRWTWFISGCLAGLAGVMLALSAEGFQPSFGEQFLFVIFASVVLGGVGQPYGAMLGALIIGVVTEMSAAVLSSALKGDVAFLVLIVMILIRPQGLIPSQGKA; this is encoded by the coding sequence GTGCATCTGATTCTCAACTCGTTCGGTTTTGGTTTGGTGACCGCGTCAGTCCTTGCGTTGGCCGCCGTCGGCGTGACGTTGCAGTTTGGAGTCACCAACTATGTCAACTTCGCGTATGGCGAGTTCCTCACCGTCGGAGCATACCTAACCTGGATGCTCAACGTTCAGCTCCATGTCAATTTCTGGCTCGCGGCGGCCGGGGGCGCGATCGTGACAGGCCTCGGCGCCGTCGCCATCAGCGAGTTCGTCCTCAAGCCGTTTGTGCGACGCGGCGCGAGACTACTGTTCTTGCTCATCGTGACCCTCGGCCTGTCGTTGATACTTGCCAATGTGTTTCAGATACTCTGGGGCACCGACTTCCGAAAGTTCGCCATCGCCAATCAACAAGTCTTCTCCGCCGGCCCTCTCATTTTCACGCCGAACCAGATCATCATCATGGCGATTGGTATTGGAGCCATGCTCGCGATTCACTGGCTTCTCAAGCACACCAAACTGGGTAAGGCAATGCGTGCGATGTCTGACAATCTGAGCTTGGCCCGCGTAAGCGGCGTCGACACGGATCGCGTCACACGGTGGACGTGGTTCATCAGCGGGTGTTTGGCGGGCCTGGCGGGAGTGATGCTGGCGCTGAGCGCGGAGGGATTCCAGCCTTCATTTGGCGAGCAATTTCTGTTCGTCATCTTCGCGTCTGTGGTTCTCGGGGGCGTCGGCCAACCGTACGGTGCGATGCTGGGGGCTTTGATCATCGGCGTCGTGACGGAGATGTCGGCGGCGGTACTCAGCTCGGCCCTGAAGGGCGATGTGGCCTTCCTTGTGCTGATCGTGATGATCTTGATCCGGCCGCAGGGACTCATTCCCTCTCAGGGAAAGGCGTAG
- a CDS encoding IclR family transcriptional regulator C-terminal domain-containing protein codes for MTAGRCRAKLKPMERWLRVVEAFAEKGEWGVRDLTAAIHLPRSAVHRILHEMHGYGLLTAAERPGRFVSGPSLVRIASLLLDGLDVTRRARAVLEETARVAGETVMLTLYDPGRRQFFAVDAVESTQTVRYIWRSLREWSDLHLGSSGKGILAFLPEAEQNAVLAALPDRVPGLKPISKAQLRQQLKQARRRGYVLSHGERFPGAVGASAPVYNPVRVIGDLIITWPDNRNRGREKELAALATDSAARLSASLGYRR; via the coding sequence ATGACCGCCGGACGCTGCAGAGCCAAGCTCAAACCGATGGAGCGCTGGCTTCGGGTCGTCGAGGCGTTCGCTGAAAAAGGCGAATGGGGGGTACGCGACCTGACGGCCGCCATTCATCTGCCGAGAAGTGCCGTGCACCGGATCTTGCACGAGATGCACGGGTACGGCTTGCTCACCGCGGCTGAACGTCCCGGCCGTTTCGTCTCCGGTCCGTCGCTTGTCCGCATCGCGTCCCTCCTCCTCGATGGCCTGGATGTAACTCGGCGCGCGCGCGCGGTATTGGAGGAAACGGCGCGCGTCGCCGGCGAGACCGTGATGCTGACGCTGTATGATCCGGGGCGCCGTCAGTTCTTTGCGGTCGACGCGGTGGAATCTACCCAGACCGTCCGCTACATTTGGCGCTCGCTTCGCGAATGGAGTGATCTCCACTTGGGGTCGAGCGGTAAGGGCATCCTCGCGTTCTTACCAGAAGCGGAACAGAACGCTGTGTTGGCCGCCCTGCCGGACCGCGTCCCCGGCCTCAAACCGATTTCTAAGGCGCAGCTGCGCCAGCAGCTCAAACAGGCACGTCGCCGTGGCTACGTCTTGAGCCACGGCGAACGGTTCCCTGGCGCCGTGGGTGCCTCTGCGCCTGTCTACAATCCGGTTAGGGTGATCGGCGATCTGATTATTACATGGCCTGACAATCGCAACCGCGGCCGCGAGAAGGAGCTCGCTGCCCTCGCCACAGATTCAGCCGCCAGACTCTCTGCCTCACTAGGCTACCGAAGATGA
- a CDS encoding ABC transporter ATP-binding protein has protein sequence MTGGILVVEGLNHAFGGVKAVAGCTFSLDAGRVGALIGPNGAGKSTVVNLLAGALPLQRGRIVFEGGDIGGWPMYRIARRGLIRTFQLSREFGGLSVLENMLVPPPHQQGEDLLNALFRPSVGRCEDRRHVSKALEVLNTFGLYNLRDQYARNLSGGEKRLLELARAVMAEPKLLVLDEPMAGVNPALVERLCEHILRLREAGITLLLVEHNLRVVDQICDQVIVMAYGRTLAVGQMAELRAHPEVIRAYLGSAEA, from the coding sequence ATGACCGGCGGCATTCTCGTTGTCGAAGGTTTGAACCATGCATTCGGCGGCGTGAAAGCGGTAGCGGGCTGCACCTTCAGTTTGGATGCGGGGCGCGTAGGCGCGCTGATCGGACCCAACGGCGCCGGCAAATCGACCGTCGTTAATCTACTTGCAGGCGCTCTCCCGCTGCAGCGAGGCAGGATCGTGTTTGAAGGTGGCGACATCGGCGGCTGGCCGATGTATCGCATTGCGCGGCGGGGCCTGATTCGGACATTTCAGCTATCGAGGGAATTCGGCGGCCTGAGTGTGCTGGAGAACATGCTGGTGCCCCCTCCGCACCAGCAGGGCGAGGATCTGCTGAACGCCTTGTTCCGCCCAAGTGTGGGACGATGCGAAGATCGCCGCCATGTGAGCAAGGCGCTGGAGGTCCTCAACACATTTGGTTTGTACAATCTGCGGGACCAGTACGCGCGAAACCTGAGCGGCGGTGAGAAGCGGCTCTTGGAGCTGGCCCGCGCGGTGATGGCCGAGCCGAAGCTGCTGGTCCTTGATGAGCCCATGGCCGGCGTGAACCCTGCACTCGTGGAGCGGCTGTGTGAGCACATTCTGCGGCTTCGCGAAGCCGGCATCACATTGCTTCTGGTTGAGCACAACCTGCGTGTCGTCGACCAGATTTGCGATCAGGTGATCGTCATGGCCTACGGCCGGACGCTGGCCGTCGGGCAAATGGCCGAGCTGCGCGCTCATCCTGAGGTGATTCGAGCGTACTTAGGGAGTGCCGAAGCGTGA
- a CDS encoding branched-chain amino acid ABC transporter permease: protein MNDIVYYMATLAVLFCIYNILTLGLNIQFGYTGILDFAYITFLAAGAYFAGVSALPRAGGTDQEYILGLSWPFPLTLALGAVVAGLLGVAVGGTILSRWNLRSDYLGIVTVAFGTICYDLVGNLTPLFNGWFGLRGIPQPLNRLLNLNPNTYTLFFLGVCVVIMLVLWLVANRIYHSPLGRTMRAIREDVDVAATFGKDTVKVRMLAMCIGCVYAGIAGGLLIEFIGGIAPDSWTTAETFIVWAAMIIGGQGNNLGAAVGTLLVTVVFIEGTRFLPPVPGHPLLIAAARNIAIGVLLIVTLRFHPQGLVPERRARAPRGWQAPGAPMPASSLSNNPGVGR, encoded by the coding sequence ATGAACGATATCGTCTATTACATGGCGACATTGGCCGTGCTGTTCTGCATCTACAATATCTTGACGTTGGGCCTCAATATTCAGTTTGGGTACACGGGCATTCTGGACTTCGCCTACATCACATTTCTGGCGGCCGGTGCCTACTTCGCCGGAGTCAGTGCGCTGCCGCGGGCGGGCGGAACAGATCAAGAGTACATCTTGGGATTGAGTTGGCCCTTCCCGCTTACGCTCGCGCTCGGTGCGGTGGTCGCGGGTCTTTTGGGGGTCGCGGTTGGTGGAACGATCCTGTCGCGCTGGAATCTACGCAGCGATTACCTTGGCATCGTTACGGTGGCGTTCGGTACGATCTGCTACGACCTGGTCGGCAACCTGACGCCCCTGTTCAATGGATGGTTCGGACTGCGGGGAATTCCGCAGCCGCTGAACCGCTTACTGAATCTCAATCCGAATACATACACCTTGTTCTTCCTGGGTGTCTGCGTCGTGATCATGCTGGTGCTGTGGCTCGTCGCGAACCGCATCTATCACTCGCCCTTGGGCCGCACGATGCGGGCGATCAGAGAAGATGTCGACGTTGCGGCGACGTTTGGCAAGGACACGGTGAAGGTGCGAATGCTTGCCATGTGCATCGGCTGTGTGTACGCGGGCATCGCCGGAGGTTTGTTGATCGAGTTTATTGGCGGAATTGCCCCTGACTCGTGGACCACCGCGGAGACATTCATCGTCTGGGCCGCGATGATTATCGGCGGGCAGGGGAACAATCTCGGCGCGGCGGTCGGTACGCTGCTCGTCACCGTGGTCTTCATCGAGGGTACGCGCTTTCTCCCCCCGGTGCCGGGGCACCCGTTGCTGATCGCTGCGGCCCGCAACATCGCGATCGGAGTCCTGTTAATCGTCACGCTGCGATTCCACCCCCAAGGGCTGGTTCCGGAACGCAGGGCGCGTGCCCCACGGGGTTGGCAGGCGCCGGGCGCCCCAATGCCGGCGTCATCGCTGAGCAACAACCCCGGGGTGGGGCGATGA